One Leopardus geoffroyi isolate Oge1 chromosome C1, O.geoffroyi_Oge1_pat1.0, whole genome shotgun sequence DNA segment encodes these proteins:
- the LOC123597574 gene encoding anther-specific proline-rich protein APG-like, with product MGESPALGTLLGAVGAGTRHQLLSGAFPGNPAHRPGPTARRLRLARPSARPRPSRLRRSAAASGRKAPGSAAARSPPRRPQQTPAAPPALDCAQPRPARGPTPQQGAVSAGRAGRGSLGLFACRWLPHPPSPAPEFLWFHPVKGEPDDWKEEPMGTDQSWVEPGPCHHLAVSRQPIF from the exons ATGGGCGAGAGCCCGGCACTGGGCACCTTGCTAGGCGCCGTGGGGGCGGGGACCCGCCATCAGCTCCTCAGTGGGGCCTTCCCAGGGAACCCTGCGCACCGCCCGGGGCCAACGGCCCGCCGGCTCCGCCTAGCTCGCCCCTCTGCCCGCCCGCGTCCCAGTCGCCTGCGCCGCTCCGCCGCCGCCTCGGGCAGGAAGGCCCCCGGGAGTGCGGCCGCCCGCAGCCCGCCCCGGCGCCCCCAGCAAACACCTGCCGCGCCCCCCGCGCTGGACTGCGCTCAGCCTCGACCGGCCAGGGGCCCCACGCCTCAACAGGGCGCTGTCTCGGCGGGCCGCGCCGGACGTGGCAGCTTGGGCCTATTTGCGTGTCGGTGGCTCCCACACCCTCCCAGTCCAGCGCCAGAATTCCTCT GGTTTCACCCAGTAAAGGGAGAACCAGATGACTGGAAAGAAGAACCGATGGGAACAGACCAGAGCTGGGTTGAACCCGGACCCTGCCACCACCTAGCTGTGTCACGCCAGCCAATTTTTTGA